CCTTAAGAAATGAACCTAAGAATTACTCTATCTCTTTCCCCATCGCTGATCCAGATGACAGGTTGTTATCATTCAAATATGTCTCCTTTGTCGTTATAATTTGAAGAGGTACATAACAATTTTTGAAAGCCATTTTGGCAGACCATGATACCCGAAGCCGACGACGACGTTGAACCGCTGCAGAAACCGAAGAAGACGAATGCTCAGCCACTGTCATTTTATTACTATAAACAGTGATGTTTTGCGTCATAGTTTGAGTTAGAGATCCATGAATCAGAAAACACACAAATGAAAGCTTTGAGGAAAATGTATCAAATGGTTACAAACTGGAGAGAAGTGGAAATGCAACAATGAAAGTTTCCAGTTTTGAGAAATACAACTTGAGAACAGTGACATTCAAGCAAAAGCACAacataaaaccaaaaccaagtttttctttttctttttttttttcaacaccAAAACCAAGTATAAGAACTGAAAGGATACACTCACACACATATGACATATGCAATGGGGCTTCGTAGCCTCATTCAAGCAAAAGCACAACATAAAACCGaaaccaagtttttttttttttcaacaccAAAACCAAGTTTAAGAACTGAAAGGATACACTCACACACATATGACATATACAGTGGGGCTTCGGAGCCTCATTCATCAACTTCATTATTCCTGTTCATGCTCTCGGAAACTCTCCCTGGCGGCTCTCGGTAGATTTCGGCAGTGTTCCACAACAAATTTTTTCAGGGATGGAAGAGCCGGAGGAGTTGAGCATATCATCTTTAATTTGTCCAAACCCCTTAAACTGAGGGATTCTAGCTTCTGAAAAGGAACCTTCATGTCAGGATGCACATTGCCAATACGCATTCCCTTCTCCGTATTTATTATTTCTTCTAGGCTTCCTGAACTTCCCACATGTAGATGCTTGAGATTTGGAGCAAACAATAACCAGGTCAATTCTTTTGGACCTTCCAGATTGCGTAAAAAAATACTTGAGAGGTTCTTGAAGCATGGAGAACTGTTACATAGAAGATCTTCCTTCTCTTTGTTTTTCCAGTCTATCTTTATCTCTGAGATTTTGGACAACTCAATATTAAGTTCTCGAAGACCACCCAGAGCTACCGTGTTCAATGTTACAACCTTGGTGAAACAACTGATAATCCAAAGGCGTTGAACACAACTCGCCAGTCGCTCCACTCTTTGGATACTTTCCAACATTAAAGCATCTATCACGTTTCCTGTTAAAATCTTCAAGTGCTCTAAAAGTTGAAGCTCTTCAATTGAACTTGCATCAAATTGAACACTAGAATGATATAGTTTCAAGACCTGAAGATTTGGTAAGCTTGTTCCTATCCCATCAATGCTTTCAATCCAGGTAAACTCCAGGTCCAGGCTTATTAGTTTCCTTAACCTCTTCAAACCAACTGATAAAGAACTTATACTTGTGTATGATAAATTGAGGTATTGCAAGGAAGTCAAGCTGCAAATTTCTTCAGGCAATTCACTAAGATCACGGTTACACGAAAGATCCAAGACGACAAGGACTGGCATAAACTGAAAGAAGTTACCCGATATACCCTCCAACTTGTTATCCCCGAGAAGTAGAGTCGAAAGGTGGGGGCATTCGGGACAGTAAGCTGTCTGTTCAATTAGATTACTCATCAACGAGATCCTTCTCAGACCTGACCAGTCGATGTCCCCTGGTATAAGGCCTAGCTTCACACCGGTTTTGACGCATtgtttttcttcctcttttccaAACGTAGACCCTACCCAAAGAGCCATTTCACGTAGCACATCATGCATTTTCACAGCAGGCGTGAATTCTTTTTCGAACTCCATCAATAGATGCGCACGAACTAAGGAACCAATTATAACATGACCTTGGTTGTTACTTCCATCTTCATCTCTCTTTCCCTTTATAAATCCTTCGCTGATCCAATATTCGATCAACTCCTCCTTCGTTATTTCATAATCTTCCGGGAACAAAGAACAATATAGGAAGCATGATTTCACCTTTTCATCCTTTAAACCATCATAGCTGAACTTCAAAATTGAAAGAATCTTTTCTTCCATACCTGGAAACTCGTGGCTCTCCGTACTGATAACATCAATTGCATCACGCCATTCGTGTACATCCTCTATACTTGACATGGCTTTGCCAATCACATTGAGTGCAAGTGGCAAGCCATAACATTTTTCGGAAATTTTTTTTGCAAGTGCGGGAATATCCGGATGGCGCCGCTTTAATGGGACTCCTCCAACTGCATTTTGAAACAGTTCCCACGCTTCATTCTTTGACAAGCAATCAATTTTCAGCTCCTCATCAGCTTCCATGTCTCTGCAAACTTTCTTTGAACGAGTGGTGAAAACTATCTTCGATCCATTTTCCTGAGTTGGATGTGGAACTCCAATCTTGCTCAAATCTACCTCGCTCCACAGATCATCTAATAGCAGTATAAATTTCTTTCTTCCTAGGATTTTGGCTATGGAAGATACTTTCTCATCCTCTGTTTGATCTTCCCATTCCTTGTCAACACGTAATCTTCGTAGAATCTGATCCCGAATGCTCTTGTATTGCAAATCTTTAGAGACCACAACCCATATCACAACATCAAAGTCATTCAACTCTTccgagaatttgttgttgataGCATATAAGAGGGTTGTTTTTCCAATTCCCCCCATGCCATATATACCTAACGTTCTTCGTTCAGTTTTCAAGATGCTGTCCCATGCCTTTCCAACCATCGAATCCAAACCTACTGTTGTTTGGATAAATTTCTTCTCCACCTTTGGTAAAGGTCTCATTCCGGCCACATCTTTGAAAACTCCTTTAGATAGAAGCTCTTTGACTTCTTCCAACTTCTTCGATACCTCTTTTCCATACTCATAGCTTGATATGCAATTTTCggaaaaatatccaaaaagaATCAATCTATTGATTTCAGTTGGTGTATCCTCAAGCAGAATACTGACATGAGAGTCAAGACTTTCTACACTTGACAACCATCCTTCTACTTGAGCAAGCCGCTCCAAACCTTTATCTTCTTCTACGGAAACTCTTGTTAACAGATCAACTCGCATACGTCTAAGTTCTTGTATAGTTCCCTCCAGAGCCTCGAGATTAGCCTTTATCATATGAATGTAATTTCCATCACCAAATAAGCAGTTGCAGGCTTGCTGTACCGCTTCTTTCCATGGTAAATCTAGTGATAGACAGCCTCCCATCTTTGCTCAAACTTTcagaaagaaaccaaaaccaaactcaCTGCTTTGGTGAATGAACACCAATAATTTTGCTTGACGTGATTAGAAAATAGTAAGACACGAGAGAAGACCAATAACTCTACACCAATAATCCATAAACAATAATAATGAAGACCACTTGGATTATATTAACATGAGATGAGGTACACCAGCCAGATTATATTAACCACTCGTGGACTTTAATTTTATATCCTTTTGTTATCTAATAGATAATATTAACAATGAGATGAGTTACAACAGccggattatataaatattaaccGTTTGTGGactttaatttaataaatagaatttgatatgcgcttctaaagcgcggaatattttgcattgtgaaaaatcaaaaaatgtTTATGCCACTTAGTCACAAATGTTAAAACTGTTAAAGCTTTTTTTCTGTCATTagttaaaatagataaatctcTCATATTTAAATTCATCTCATTTTTATcgatttttcttaaatttcaaACCCGTGTCGTGGTTCCCCAGAATCATTCCTTTTAGACCTTTTTTTCTATTAGGATTGATCATCTAGTtctgtataaaattattttttacagGAAACTTGCGTATAAAAATGTTAGTACAAAAATATTGATCgcttttgtttatttatgaaatataatattaaaaataaaatagttatatatatcataataatttaaatattattgataGTAATTTTGAAagcaaacaaatatattaataaaaatattacgaTTTGAAATAATTGATTTGaaatagtttttataatatgaaaaacatatattattgaaaaaaatataaaagttgtaTGACTAAATTGGTTAGAAATAGATTTCACATTATTATCATAAAtgaaattctaaagagaaaTATTTGGAATGACATATTTTGTAGATTACATAgatgaaacaatttttaatagaatatttaTGTTTCAATAAGAAAGATggataaaaaaggaaaatttgaaGAAATACACTCACATgagattataatttgaaaactacactattgtttaagtttttggaaaaatacacttatggtatatataaatttactaaattgtccaattttaatattttctaattcctaatttataatttattttatatttaaattaatccttttacaaaaaagattattttttaaaaaaatctatagaTTATCTACACAAAATCttttaatatcttaaaattttattattaaaaaaaactcatgatAACGTCTCGTCTCCTTTTCAATTTCTGAAGGTCTGGGTACGAGACATTGGTTTTTGgtcatcaaaattcaaaatttgcaACTTCACTTGGATATCACAGAACAGGAATAAGTCGCAGATCATCTTTCGAAATTGGATGTACCTCAGTCTTGTTcttttattaacattttttaatgTACCCAGACCAATTTTAACTTTTCTCAATCATGACTACACTGCTGCAATAATATAAATCAAGTTGTCCAAAAAAATCAGTGTTTTCTAGTGTTGTTGGATTATATAATATTCAAAGTCAAACAAATTAAGCACATATATGAATAGACATTTAGAACTTGCTCGTACATAATGACTTCTAGGAAATTAATATTATGTAGAGAATGCAAACAAACATGACTTGTTTATATAaggttaagaaaataaaataaaatatataaaatatacaaactttATGGATCTTGATAAAGTCAAacaaatcataatttatttattttattatattttgttattgtaaattttaaaatgctaaaaaaacatatttatctcAACACACAAATTatcttaaacataaataattataactagGTGTTTACCCGCGATTTCACGGAGTAATATTATATGAAggtaaatgtattttttataatgttataattattgaataataattagaataattaaaatttaacttttaacttcatagtttgataatcaaaagtttcacattaattttttaaaaaagctgTGAGATTTAAGATAATCTAACAATATAAATCGGGAAAATCGCATTTTAAACCCTCAAGGTTAACAAGAGACGCACTTTAAACCTTGGCGCTTAAAACCTAACACTTTAAACCATCAAACCTACAAACTTAACACATTTAACCTCTAAACTGTCCCCCGTGTTTCCACCGTCGAAATGTTAAACGGAACAGTAAACGGAGTTTACAGACATATTAACAGacgttttaaataaaaaaacgtgCTAAACATGTGCTCTATTAACTTGacgaaaatcaaaatcaaattggGGATCTAGGGTTCATAACTCAAACCCGACAAAAACAGAGGAGAAACGAGAGAgaggaaaagaaagagagagttaaAGAGAGATTCTCGCAGGGAGCGAAAGATGATGTCTCAAAGCGATAATTTCCAAAGTGTGGGTTCCCAGAGTGCAATTTCTTCTTCCTCGGTTGAGCATAGAGTTCTTTGTCACTGTGATCGCAAGGCAAAGATTGAGAGAGCTTGGACTCGTGAAAACCCTGGGCGTAGATTCTTCGGTTGCAAAGGGCGTCGAGTTGGGAATGGGTATGAGAATTGTAACTTTTTCGTTGGTTTGATGTGGAGAAACCACATGGATGGC
The Raphanus sativus cultivar WK10039 chromosome 1, ASM80110v3, whole genome shotgun sequence DNA segment above includes these coding regions:
- the LOC108838722 gene encoding probable disease resistance protein At1g15890; protein product: MGGCLSLDLPWKEAVQQACNCLFGDGNYIHMIKANLEALEGTIQELRRMRVDLLTRVSVEEDKGLERLAQVEGWLSSVESLDSHVSILLEDTPTEINRLILFGYFSENCISSYEYGKEVSKKLEEVKELLSKGVFKDVAGMRPLPKVEKKFIQTTVGLDSMVGKAWDSILKTERRTLGIYGMGGIGKTTLLYAINNKFSEELNDFDVVIWVVVSKDLQYKSIRDQILRRLRVDKEWEDQTEDEKVSSIAKILGRKKFILLLDDLWSEVDLSKIGVPHPTQENGSKIVFTTRSKKVCRDMEADEELKIDCLSKNEAWELFQNAVGGVPLKRRHPDIPALAKKISEKCYGLPLALNVIGKAMSSIEDVHEWRDAIDVISTESHEFPDYEITKEELIEYWISEGFIKGKRDEDGSNNQGHVIIGSLVRAHLLMEFEKEFTPAVKMHDVLREMALWVGSTFGKEEEKQCVKTGVKLGLIPGDIDWSGLRRISLMSNLIEQTAYCPECPHLSTLLLGDNKLEGISGNFFQFMPVLVVLDLSCNRDLSELPEEICSLTSLQYLNLSYTSISSLSVGLKRLRKLISLDLEFTWIESIDGIGTSLPNLQVLKLYHSSVQFDASSIEELQLLEHLKILTGNVIDALMLESIQRVERLASCVQRLWIISCFTKVVTLNTVALGGLRELNIELSKISEIKIDWKNKEKEDLLCNSSPCFKNLSSIFLRNLEGPKELTWLLFAPNLKHLHVGSSGSLEEIINTEKGMRIGNVHPDMKVPFQKLESLSLRGLDKLKMICSTPPALPSLKKFVVEHCRNLPRAARESFREHEQE
- the LOC130497750 gene encoding uncharacterized protein LOC130497750, which gives rise to MMSQSDNFQSVGSQSAISSSSVEHRVLCHCDRKAKIERAWTRENPGRRFFGCKGRRVGNGYENSFGFTGSERHNPRAKGGASRFEEQGERSDVFRNVLVASSVGFAIVLGGIIVMSKLVVDV